A portion of the Fibrobacter sp. UWH6 genome contains these proteins:
- a CDS encoding Fic family protein has translation MNGAGYQFLIEKYELEVPQPLVRCFFTESSTKSERTSYGQTEIFFPKWRHAFDDTWQNHLNFALKYEGVNLEILKAFFAKVPEAEFVKEVQSKPTGKYCRRIWFLYEFLTGKTLPLEDVTTGVFVELLDGDVQFALPSKNSAKERRQRILNNLPGNRYFCPLVRLTPSVKEFRAEVLKEQSDQLLSQYSPELLYRAVQYLYIKETKSSFAIERETPSQKRMDDFVNLLKEVEKDCLSQESLCKVQEKIVDQRYAQNTWRNDQVYVGETLSPTEERVHYIAPRPEDIPELMGAYLQFAQSLCSADCDAVVSAAIIGFAFVFLHPFDDGNGRTHRYLLHHVLARKTFTPPKVIFPVSAVLLKNSGTYDSMLESVSSRIMPKIDYSINETGEVKVTNDTADFYRFMDFTLIVEEFQKVVQTTIQTEWKAELSYLQRYDSIRKQMREIVDMPDKKANQFIMFVQQNGGKLSKSRRDFFSELTDDEIEKMEEVISTILNLK, from the coding sequence ATGAACGGCGCTGGTTATCAATTTTTGATTGAAAAGTACGAGCTTGAGGTTCCGCAGCCTCTGGTCCGTTGTTTTTTCACGGAATCCTCGACAAAATCCGAGCGCACGTCTTACGGTCAAACAGAAATCTTCTTTCCAAAGTGGCGCCACGCCTTTGACGACACCTGGCAAAACCACTTGAATTTCGCCCTGAAATACGAAGGCGTCAACCTAGAAATTCTAAAGGCGTTTTTCGCAAAGGTCCCTGAGGCAGAGTTCGTCAAGGAAGTCCAGTCAAAGCCAACCGGAAAATATTGCCGCAGAATTTGGTTCCTGTACGAATTCCTTACAGGCAAAACATTGCCTCTCGAAGACGTGACCACAGGAGTGTTTGTAGAACTGTTGGATGGCGACGTGCAGTTCGCATTACCAAGCAAGAACTCCGCAAAGGAAAGACGACAGAGAATACTGAACAACCTCCCCGGCAACAGATATTTTTGCCCCCTGGTGCGACTTACGCCCTCCGTAAAGGAATTCCGTGCGGAAGTCCTGAAGGAACAATCCGATCAGCTACTGTCTCAATACTCTCCCGAGCTACTTTACCGAGCCGTCCAATACCTGTACATCAAGGAGACCAAGTCATCCTTCGCCATTGAACGTGAAACGCCAAGCCAAAAGCGAATGGACGATTTCGTCAATCTGTTAAAAGAGGTTGAAAAGGATTGCCTTTCCCAAGAAAGCCTCTGCAAGGTGCAGGAAAAAATTGTCGATCAGCGATATGCTCAAAACACATGGCGCAACGATCAAGTGTATGTAGGCGAAACACTTTCCCCCACCGAAGAGCGAGTTCACTACATAGCGCCAAGGCCGGAAGATATTCCCGAATTGATGGGCGCATATCTTCAATTTGCACAGAGTCTTTGCAGCGCCGATTGTGACGCCGTAGTATCAGCAGCCATCATCGGTTTTGCCTTTGTATTCCTGCATCCATTTGACGATGGAAACGGCAGAACGCACCGCTACCTTTTGCACCATGTGCTTGCCAGGAAAACGTTCACTCCACCCAAGGTCATCTTTCCCGTTTCCGCAGTACTGCTAAAAAATTCCGGAACATACGATTCCATGCTTGAATCTGTGTCTTCGAGAATAATGCCCAAAATCGATTACAGCATCAATGAAACAGGTGAAGTCAAGGTTACAAACGACACTGCTGACTTTTACCGTTTCATGGACTTTACCTTGATTGTCGAGGAATTCCAGAAGGTCGTACAGACCACGATTCAAACAGAATGGAAAGCAGAACTTTCGTACCTGCAGCGATACGACTCCATCAGAAAACAGATGCGCGAAATCGTTGACATGCCAGACAAAAAGGCAAACCAGTTCATCATGTTTGTCCAGCAAAATGGTGGCAAGCTATCTAAAAGCAGACGCGACTTTTTCTCGGAACTGACGGATGACGAAATCGAAAAAATGGAAGAAGTAATTTCAACCATATTGAATCTTAAATGA
- a CDS encoding AAA family ATPase, whose amino-acid sequence MDLMYMAINNFCYMFERGHKRERPGADELYYVPGLFLKLYFQLNKNSYELKSRYALVELQDKTENTTIFEATLDNIGNEKPLAKQRFNDSEISSIVDNFFYTIVSNYSMQSFVDDNYKRQIYFYADKDDINRIEQKKEFIDHDCKAAYPHSWISPIFHKNDGYIRSLVLNPYRHNGNINLSNEFKLSKERVASLFISIDTIDIPKRYFFRPYKFSHLEIKLNAKKFQYYLDDFLREFENINNPRPIPKESLILDFLRKTNDDFGLAIQNIFKLPNLQTEEIKLNDYEKFENFCYCVAYIKLKLYKITKKYDAYKDFKEVLNLHYGENFVQIEGAASQINDLLQFVLKDPSHITKKIRRLVNFLCLAKGTYLKKITKKNFTQYFNEKSVFYNADGKTDEEPIEHRPQTADDYLSPQIYDDCLPPALFDWELYLNKIDKNENIITDEMGNPIEIPYNQMSSGEVQFLQTFSIHAYHLMNLVSISNKSGRPKYNNFNLVFDEVEICMHPEMQRVFIKKIIDLLVDLETGNNNSYNIFIITHSPFILSDIPTENILYLEDGCAIEEKRRKPTFAQNIGDMMYSSFFMEKTIGEFAEEKLKELIRKRQGKKTHMSDQEADAILKSIGDPVIRSLIEEIEANDD is encoded by the coding sequence AATTTCTGCTACATGTTTGAAAGAGGACATAAAAGAGAAAGACCCGGTGCAGATGAGTTATATTATGTTCCAGGCTTATTTCTTAAGCTTTATTTTCAATTAAACAAAAATTCATACGAGTTAAAAAGTCGTTATGCTCTAGTTGAATTACAAGATAAAACAGAAAACACAACCATATTTGAAGCTACTCTTGACAATATTGGCAATGAAAAACCTTTAGCAAAGCAAAGATTCAACGATTCCGAAATATCCAGCATTGTAGATAACTTCTTTTACACAATCGTTTCAAACTATTCAATGCAGTCTTTTGTAGATGACAATTACAAGAGACAAATTTATTTTTATGCCGATAAAGACGATATAAATCGGATAGAACAAAAGAAGGAATTTATAGATCACGACTGCAAAGCAGCATATCCGCACAGCTGGATTTCACCTATTTTCCACAAAAATGACGGCTATATAAGATCTCTAGTTTTAAACCCTTATCGTCATAATGGAAACATCAATTTATCAAATGAATTCAAATTATCAAAAGAACGAGTTGCATCATTATTCATTTCCATAGACACGATAGACATTCCCAAACGATATTTTTTTAGACCATACAAATTTAGTCACCTAGAAATAAAACTTAATGCAAAAAAATTCCAATATTACTTAGACGACTTCCTACGAGAATTCGAAAACATAAACAACCCTCGTCCAATTCCGAAAGAGAGCCTTATCCTTGATTTTTTACGCAAAACCAATGATGATTTCGGGCTCGCAATCCAGAATATCTTTAAACTACCTAATCTCCAAACTGAAGAAATCAAATTAAACGATTACGAAAAATTCGAAAATTTTTGTTACTGTGTAGCCTACATTAAACTGAAACTTTATAAAATAACAAAAAAATATGACGCTTACAAGGACTTTAAAGAGGTTCTCAATCTTCACTATGGTGAAAATTTTGTTCAAATTGAAGGAGCCGCATCTCAAATTAACGACTTGCTACAATTTGTGCTAAAGGATCCTTCTCATATAACAAAAAAAATAAGGCGACTAGTCAACTTTCTATGTTTAGCCAAAGGAACGTACCTAAAAAAAATAACCAAAAAGAATTTTACTCAATATTTTAATGAAAAATCCGTTTTCTATAATGCAGATGGTAAAACTGACGAAGAGCCTATAGAACATCGTCCGCAAACAGCCGATGATTATTTATCCCCTCAAATTTATGACGACTGTCTTCCTCCAGCGCTTTTTGATTGGGAATTATATTTAAATAAAATTGACAAAAACGAAAACATTATAACAGATGAAATGGGAAATCCAATAGAGATTCCATACAATCAAATGAGTTCAGGAGAAGTCCAGTTTTTACAAACATTCTCTATACATGCATATCACTTAATGAACTTGGTATCAATTTCAAATAAAAGTGGTCGACCCAAATACAACAATTTCAATTTAGTTTTTGACGAAGTTGAAATATGCATGCATCCAGAAATGCAAAGGGTATTTATAAAAAAAATAATTGACCTACTAGTGGATTTGGAAACAGGTAATAACAATTCATACAACATCTTTATAATTACTCATTCTCCGTTCATTCTTTCCGACATTCCCACAGAAAATATTTTATATCTTGAAGATGGATGTGCTATTGAAGAAAAACGCAGGAAGCCAACTTTCGCACAGAATATCGGCGACATGATGTACAGTTCTTTCTTTATGGAAAAGACTATTGGTGAATTTGCAGAAGAAAAACTAAAAGAACTTATCCGCAAAAGACAGGGAAAGAAGACCCACATGTCAGATCAAGAAGCTGATGCCATTTTAAAATCTATCGGCGACCCTGTCATCAGAAGCCTTATTGAAGAAATAGAGGCTAACGATGATTAA